A window of Piliocolobus tephrosceles isolate RC106 chromosome 13, ASM277652v3, whole genome shotgun sequence contains these coding sequences:
- the FAM111B gene encoding protein FAM111B isoform X1, with translation MTRGLDLKFQRSPDKMRTRKKKYKAQVTEDTVMKRTCADTPVDHCLSGIRKCSNTFKPESEVSKHETALEMQNPNLNNKECCFTFSLNENSRKLDRSVFTAYGKPSESIYSALSANDYFSERMKNQFNKNIIVYEEKTIDGHINLGMPLKCLPSDSHFKITFHQRKSSKEDGHILRQCENPNMECILFHVVAIGRTIKRIVKIKELHEKGSKLCIYALKGETIEGALCKDGRFRSDIGEFEWKLKEGHKKIYGKQSMVDEVSGKVLEMDISKKKLQRKDIHKKIKQNENATDEVNHQSLIQPKKKVHEPEKDGETKDVEHSREQILLPQDLSHYIKGKTHQTIPRIRNYYIHSLTRKYSQINSQVRRRPHLGRQYAINLDVQKEAINLLKNSQMLNEAIMHQYPNFKEEAQWIRKYFQEEQKRMDLSPSKQFNIYKKDFGKMTANSVSVATCEQLTYHSKSVGFMQWDNNGNTGNATCFVFNGGYIFTCRHVVHLIAGENTYESLWPDIITKCAKVTFTYTEFCPTPDNWFSIEPWLFSNKTLDYAILKLKENGNAFPPGLWRQISPQPSTGLIYLIGHPQGQIKKIDGCTVIPLNERLKKYPNDCQDGLVDLCDTTSNVYPMFTQRSFLSEVWNMHTLSYDTCFSDGSSGSPVFNASGKLVALHTFGHFYQRGCNVHALIEFGYSIDSILCNIKETNESLYKLLNDEKLETCNEEKGKQESLLQDHQIEPMEC, from the exons ATGACCAGAGGACTAGACCTGAAGTTTCAGAG GTCACCAGACAAGAtgagaactagaaagaagaaGTACAAGGCACAAGTGACAGAG gataCTGTCATGAAGCGGACATGTGCTGACACACCTGTTGATCATTGTCTATCCGGCATAAGAAAGTGTAGCAACACCTTTAAGCCTGAAAGTGAAGTCAGCAAGCATGAAACAGCCCTTGAAATGCAGAATCCAAATTTGAACAACAAAGAATGTTGTTTCACCTTTAGTTTGAATGAAAACTCCAGAAAATTAGACCGTAGTGTGTTTACAGCATATGGTAAACCCAGTGAGAGTATCTACTCAGCCCTGAGTGCTAATGACTATTTCAGTGAAAGGATGAAGAAtcagtttaataaaaatattattgtttatGAAGAAAAGACAATAGATGGACATATAAATTTAGGAATGCCTCTCAAGTGCCTGCCTAgtgattctcattttaaaattacatttcatcAAAGAAAGAGTAGCAAAGAAGATGGACACATATTACGCCAATGTGAAAATCCAAACATGGAATGCATTCTTTTTCATGTTGTTGCTATAGGAAGGACAATAAAGAGGATTGTTAAGATAAAGGAACTTCATGAAAAAGGAAGTAAACTTTGTATTTATGCCTTGAAGGGTGAGACTATTGAAGGAGCCTTATGCAAGGATGGCCGTTTTCGGTCTGACATAGGTGAATTTGAATGGAAACTAAAGGAAGGTCATAAGAAAATTTATGGAAAACAGTCCATGGTGGATGAAGTATCTGGAAAAGTCTTAGAAAtggacatttcaaaaaaaaaattacaacggAAAGATatccataaaaaaattaaacagaatgaaaatgcCACTGATGAAGTTAATCACCAGAGTCTGATACAACCTAAGAAAAAAGTCCATGAACCAGAGAAAGATGGAGAGACCAAAGATGTAGAACACAGCAGAGAGcaaattctcctacctcaggatCTAAGCCATTATATTAAAGGTAAAACTCACCAGACAATTCCCAGGATTAGAAATTATTACATTCATAGTTTGACCCGAAAATATTCGCAAATAAACTCACAAGTTAGGCGGAGACCACATCTGGGTAGGCAGTATGCTATTAATCTGGATGTCCAAAAGGAGGCAATTAACCTCTTAAAGAATTCTCAAATGTTGAATGAAGCCATTATGCATCAGTATCCGAATTTTAAGGAGGAGGCACAGtggataagaaaatattttcaggaagAACAAAAGAGAATGGATCTTTCACCATCTAAGCAATTCAACATATATAAAAAGGACTTTGGAAAAATGACTGCAAATTCTGTTTCAGTTGCAACCTGTGAACAGCTTACATATCATAGCAAGTCAGTTGGGTTCATGCAGTGGGACAATAATGGAAACACAGGCAATGCTACTTGCTTTGTCTTCAATGGTGGTTATATTTTCACCTGTCGACACGTTGTACATCTTATAGCAGGTGAAAACACATATGAAAGTTTGTGGCCAGATATAATTACCAAATGTGCTAAGGTAACCTTCACTTATACAGAGTTCTGCCCTACTCCTGACAATTGGTTTTCCATTGAGCCATGGCTTTTTTCCAATAAAACTCTAGATTATGCCAttctaaaactaaaagaaaatggaaatgcatTTCCTCCAGGACTATGGCGACAGATTTCTCCTCAACCATCTACTGGTTTGATTTATTTAATTGGTCATCCCCAAGGCCAAATCAAGAAAATAGATGGTTGTACTGTGATTCCTCTAAATGAACGATTGAAAAAATATCCAAACGATTGTCAAGATGGGTTGGTAGATCTCTGTGATACCACCAGTAATGTATACCCTATGTTTACGCAAAGAAGTTTCCTGTCAGAGGTTTGGAACATGCACACGCTTAGTTATGATACTTGTTTCTCTGATGGGTCTTCAGGCTCCCCAGTGTTTAATGCATCTGGCAAATTGGTTGCTTTGCATACCTTTGGTCATTTTTATCAACGTGGATGTAATGTGCATGCCCTTATTGAGTTTGGTTATTCTATCGATTCTATTCTTTGTAATATTAAAGAGACAAATGAGAGCTtgtataaattattaaatgatgAGAAACTTGAGACCTGCAATGAAGAGAAAGGTAAACAAGAGTCATTACTTCAAGATCATCAGATTGAACCCATGGAATGTTAG
- the FAM111B gene encoding protein FAM111B isoform X3, with protein sequence MKRTCADTPVDHCLSGIRKCSNTFKPESEVSKHETALEMQNPNLNNKECCFTFSLNENSRKLDRSVFTAYGKPSESIYSALSANDYFSERMKNQFNKNIIVYEEKTIDGHINLGMPLKCLPSDSHFKITFHQRKSSKEDGHILRQCENPNMECILFHVVAIGRTIKRIVKIKELHEKGSKLCIYALKGETIEGALCKDGRFRSDIGEFEWKLKEGHKKIYGKQSMVDEVSGKVLEMDISKKKLQRKDIHKKIKQNENATDEVNHQSLIQPKKKVHEPEKDGETKDVEHSREQILLPQDLSHYIKGKTHQTIPRIRNYYIHSLTRKYSQINSQVRRRPHLGRQYAINLDVQKEAINLLKNSQMLNEAIMHQYPNFKEEAQWIRKYFQEEQKRMDLSPSKQFNIYKKDFGKMTANSVSVATCEQLTYHSKSVGFMQWDNNGNTGNATCFVFNGGYIFTCRHVVHLIAGENTYESLWPDIITKCAKVTFTYTEFCPTPDNWFSIEPWLFSNKTLDYAILKLKENGNAFPPGLWRQISPQPSTGLIYLIGHPQGQIKKIDGCTVIPLNERLKKYPNDCQDGLVDLCDTTSNVYPMFTQRSFLSEVWNMHTLSYDTCFSDGSSGSPVFNASGKLVALHTFGHFYQRGCNVHALIEFGYSIDSILCNIKETNESLYKLLNDEKLETCNEEKGKQESLLQDHQIEPMEC encoded by the coding sequence ATGAAGCGGACATGTGCTGACACACCTGTTGATCATTGTCTATCCGGCATAAGAAAGTGTAGCAACACCTTTAAGCCTGAAAGTGAAGTCAGCAAGCATGAAACAGCCCTTGAAATGCAGAATCCAAATTTGAACAACAAAGAATGTTGTTTCACCTTTAGTTTGAATGAAAACTCCAGAAAATTAGACCGTAGTGTGTTTACAGCATATGGTAAACCCAGTGAGAGTATCTACTCAGCCCTGAGTGCTAATGACTATTTCAGTGAAAGGATGAAGAAtcagtttaataaaaatattattgtttatGAAGAAAAGACAATAGATGGACATATAAATTTAGGAATGCCTCTCAAGTGCCTGCCTAgtgattctcattttaaaattacatttcatcAAAGAAAGAGTAGCAAAGAAGATGGACACATATTACGCCAATGTGAAAATCCAAACATGGAATGCATTCTTTTTCATGTTGTTGCTATAGGAAGGACAATAAAGAGGATTGTTAAGATAAAGGAACTTCATGAAAAAGGAAGTAAACTTTGTATTTATGCCTTGAAGGGTGAGACTATTGAAGGAGCCTTATGCAAGGATGGCCGTTTTCGGTCTGACATAGGTGAATTTGAATGGAAACTAAAGGAAGGTCATAAGAAAATTTATGGAAAACAGTCCATGGTGGATGAAGTATCTGGAAAAGTCTTAGAAAtggacatttcaaaaaaaaaattacaacggAAAGATatccataaaaaaattaaacagaatgaaaatgcCACTGATGAAGTTAATCACCAGAGTCTGATACAACCTAAGAAAAAAGTCCATGAACCAGAGAAAGATGGAGAGACCAAAGATGTAGAACACAGCAGAGAGcaaattctcctacctcaggatCTAAGCCATTATATTAAAGGTAAAACTCACCAGACAATTCCCAGGATTAGAAATTATTACATTCATAGTTTGACCCGAAAATATTCGCAAATAAACTCACAAGTTAGGCGGAGACCACATCTGGGTAGGCAGTATGCTATTAATCTGGATGTCCAAAAGGAGGCAATTAACCTCTTAAAGAATTCTCAAATGTTGAATGAAGCCATTATGCATCAGTATCCGAATTTTAAGGAGGAGGCACAGtggataagaaaatattttcaggaagAACAAAAGAGAATGGATCTTTCACCATCTAAGCAATTCAACATATATAAAAAGGACTTTGGAAAAATGACTGCAAATTCTGTTTCAGTTGCAACCTGTGAACAGCTTACATATCATAGCAAGTCAGTTGGGTTCATGCAGTGGGACAATAATGGAAACACAGGCAATGCTACTTGCTTTGTCTTCAATGGTGGTTATATTTTCACCTGTCGACACGTTGTACATCTTATAGCAGGTGAAAACACATATGAAAGTTTGTGGCCAGATATAATTACCAAATGTGCTAAGGTAACCTTCACTTATACAGAGTTCTGCCCTACTCCTGACAATTGGTTTTCCATTGAGCCATGGCTTTTTTCCAATAAAACTCTAGATTATGCCAttctaaaactaaaagaaaatggaaatgcatTTCCTCCAGGACTATGGCGACAGATTTCTCCTCAACCATCTACTGGTTTGATTTATTTAATTGGTCATCCCCAAGGCCAAATCAAGAAAATAGATGGTTGTACTGTGATTCCTCTAAATGAACGATTGAAAAAATATCCAAACGATTGTCAAGATGGGTTGGTAGATCTCTGTGATACCACCAGTAATGTATACCCTATGTTTACGCAAAGAAGTTTCCTGTCAGAGGTTTGGAACATGCACACGCTTAGTTATGATACTTGTTTCTCTGATGGGTCTTCAGGCTCCCCAGTGTTTAATGCATCTGGCAAATTGGTTGCTTTGCATACCTTTGGTCATTTTTATCAACGTGGATGTAATGTGCATGCCCTTATTGAGTTTGGTTATTCTATCGATTCTATTCTTTGTAATATTAAAGAGACAAATGAGAGCTtgtataaattattaaatgatgAGAAACTTGAGACCTGCAATGAAGAGAAAGGTAAACAAGAGTCATTACTTCAAGATCATCAGATTGAACCCATGGAATGTTAG
- the FAM111B gene encoding protein FAM111B isoform X2: MNSMKTEENKSFSATGDDQRTRPEVSEDTVMKRTCADTPVDHCLSGIRKCSNTFKPESEVSKHETALEMQNPNLNNKECCFTFSLNENSRKLDRSVFTAYGKPSESIYSALSANDYFSERMKNQFNKNIIVYEEKTIDGHINLGMPLKCLPSDSHFKITFHQRKSSKEDGHILRQCENPNMECILFHVVAIGRTIKRIVKIKELHEKGSKLCIYALKGETIEGALCKDGRFRSDIGEFEWKLKEGHKKIYGKQSMVDEVSGKVLEMDISKKKLQRKDIHKKIKQNENATDEVNHQSLIQPKKKVHEPEKDGETKDVEHSREQILLPQDLSHYIKGKTHQTIPRIRNYYIHSLTRKYSQINSQVRRRPHLGRQYAINLDVQKEAINLLKNSQMLNEAIMHQYPNFKEEAQWIRKYFQEEQKRMDLSPSKQFNIYKKDFGKMTANSVSVATCEQLTYHSKSVGFMQWDNNGNTGNATCFVFNGGYIFTCRHVVHLIAGENTYESLWPDIITKCAKVTFTYTEFCPTPDNWFSIEPWLFSNKTLDYAILKLKENGNAFPPGLWRQISPQPSTGLIYLIGHPQGQIKKIDGCTVIPLNERLKKYPNDCQDGLVDLCDTTSNVYPMFTQRSFLSEVWNMHTLSYDTCFSDGSSGSPVFNASGKLVALHTFGHFYQRGCNVHALIEFGYSIDSILCNIKETNESLYKLLNDEKLETCNEEKGKQESLLQDHQIEPMEC, from the exons ATGAATTCCATGAAGACTGAAGAAAACAAGTCATTTAGTGCCACGGGAGATGACCAGAGGACTAGACCTGAAGTTTCAGAG gataCTGTCATGAAGCGGACATGTGCTGACACACCTGTTGATCATTGTCTATCCGGCATAAGAAAGTGTAGCAACACCTTTAAGCCTGAAAGTGAAGTCAGCAAGCATGAAACAGCCCTTGAAATGCAGAATCCAAATTTGAACAACAAAGAATGTTGTTTCACCTTTAGTTTGAATGAAAACTCCAGAAAATTAGACCGTAGTGTGTTTACAGCATATGGTAAACCCAGTGAGAGTATCTACTCAGCCCTGAGTGCTAATGACTATTTCAGTGAAAGGATGAAGAAtcagtttaataaaaatattattgtttatGAAGAAAAGACAATAGATGGACATATAAATTTAGGAATGCCTCTCAAGTGCCTGCCTAgtgattctcattttaaaattacatttcatcAAAGAAAGAGTAGCAAAGAAGATGGACACATATTACGCCAATGTGAAAATCCAAACATGGAATGCATTCTTTTTCATGTTGTTGCTATAGGAAGGACAATAAAGAGGATTGTTAAGATAAAGGAACTTCATGAAAAAGGAAGTAAACTTTGTATTTATGCCTTGAAGGGTGAGACTATTGAAGGAGCCTTATGCAAGGATGGCCGTTTTCGGTCTGACATAGGTGAATTTGAATGGAAACTAAAGGAAGGTCATAAGAAAATTTATGGAAAACAGTCCATGGTGGATGAAGTATCTGGAAAAGTCTTAGAAAtggacatttcaaaaaaaaaattacaacggAAAGATatccataaaaaaattaaacagaatgaaaatgcCACTGATGAAGTTAATCACCAGAGTCTGATACAACCTAAGAAAAAAGTCCATGAACCAGAGAAAGATGGAGAGACCAAAGATGTAGAACACAGCAGAGAGcaaattctcctacctcaggatCTAAGCCATTATATTAAAGGTAAAACTCACCAGACAATTCCCAGGATTAGAAATTATTACATTCATAGTTTGACCCGAAAATATTCGCAAATAAACTCACAAGTTAGGCGGAGACCACATCTGGGTAGGCAGTATGCTATTAATCTGGATGTCCAAAAGGAGGCAATTAACCTCTTAAAGAATTCTCAAATGTTGAATGAAGCCATTATGCATCAGTATCCGAATTTTAAGGAGGAGGCACAGtggataagaaaatattttcaggaagAACAAAAGAGAATGGATCTTTCACCATCTAAGCAATTCAACATATATAAAAAGGACTTTGGAAAAATGACTGCAAATTCTGTTTCAGTTGCAACCTGTGAACAGCTTACATATCATAGCAAGTCAGTTGGGTTCATGCAGTGGGACAATAATGGAAACACAGGCAATGCTACTTGCTTTGTCTTCAATGGTGGTTATATTTTCACCTGTCGACACGTTGTACATCTTATAGCAGGTGAAAACACATATGAAAGTTTGTGGCCAGATATAATTACCAAATGTGCTAAGGTAACCTTCACTTATACAGAGTTCTGCCCTACTCCTGACAATTGGTTTTCCATTGAGCCATGGCTTTTTTCCAATAAAACTCTAGATTATGCCAttctaaaactaaaagaaaatggaaatgcatTTCCTCCAGGACTATGGCGACAGATTTCTCCTCAACCATCTACTGGTTTGATTTATTTAATTGGTCATCCCCAAGGCCAAATCAAGAAAATAGATGGTTGTACTGTGATTCCTCTAAATGAACGATTGAAAAAATATCCAAACGATTGTCAAGATGGGTTGGTAGATCTCTGTGATACCACCAGTAATGTATACCCTATGTTTACGCAAAGAAGTTTCCTGTCAGAGGTTTGGAACATGCACACGCTTAGTTATGATACTTGTTTCTCTGATGGGTCTTCAGGCTCCCCAGTGTTTAATGCATCTGGCAAATTGGTTGCTTTGCATACCTTTGGTCATTTTTATCAACGTGGATGTAATGTGCATGCCCTTATTGAGTTTGGTTATTCTATCGATTCTATTCTTTGTAATATTAAAGAGACAAATGAGAGCTtgtataaattattaaatgatgAGAAACTTGAGACCTGCAATGAAGAGAAAGGTAAACAAGAGTCATTACTTCAAGATCATCAGATTGAACCCATGGAATGTTAG